A portion of the Lolium rigidum isolate FL_2022 chromosome 1, APGP_CSIRO_Lrig_0.1, whole genome shotgun sequence genome contains these proteins:
- the LOC124683560 gene encoding E3 ubiquitin-protein ligase Os06g0535400-like, with protein sequence MDFPWLDLPFTFLTLLLATRLAYDYYGYVAATIAGSFSLQIFLFYCFARWYSQTMRPRTDLLPSTSRRHDDGGSGATPVLTPLLETTAGAGTGAGAAAASGTLLANRCLAFVFMVFVPLIIVIFEQSQADVLAYGLCLANIVVMVVWLSPDSAATLAATKSFLTLSDDEEDEEGGSGAEDKCCVCLAGMREEQDLRDLTRCGHQFHDKCIGKWLKSGHPTCPVCRALVVPPQQATHADPHHDSISPV encoded by the coding sequence aTGGATTTCCCGTGGCTGGACCTGCCCTTCACCTTCCTCACTCTGCTCCTCGCCACCCGCCTCGCCTACGACTACTACGGCTacgtcgccgccaccatcgccggcAGCTTCTCCCTCCAGATCTTCCTCTTCTACTGCTTCGCGCGCTGGTACAGCCAGACCATGCGCCCCCGCACCGACCTGCTCCCGTCCACGTCGCGGCGGCATGacgacggcggcagcggcgccaCGCCTGTCCTGACGCCGCTCCTGGAGACGACGGCTGGAGCTGGAACCGGAGCCGGCGCCGCAGCGGCCTCCGGGACCTTGCTGGCCAACCGGTGCCTGGCCTTCGTGTTCATGGTCTTCGTccccctcatcatcgtcatcttcgAGCAGAGCCAGGCGGACGTCCTGGCCTACGGCCTCTGCCTCGCCAACATCGTCGTCATGGTCGTCTGGCTCTCGCCGGACTCGGCGGCCACGTTGGCGGCCACCAAGTCGTTCCTGACACTtagcgatgacgaggaggacgaggagggcggcaGCGGCGCCGAGGACAAGTGCTGCGTCTGCCTCGCCGGCATGCGGGAGGAGCAAGACCTCCGTGACCTCACGCGGTGCGGCCACCAGTTCCACGACAAGTGCATCGGCAAGTGGCTCAAGTCCGGCCACCCGACGTGCCCTGTGTGCCGGGCGTTGGTCGTGCCGCCGCAGCAGGCCACACACGCTGACCCCCACCATGACTCCATTAGCCCTGTCTAG